TATAAAAACCAAATTTATTCTTTAATGCATTTTCTTTGGCTACAGCCAAAATCGTATCGCCTTCCTTCAGTGATTCGATGTGGTTTATTGAGGTATCAATGCTTAATGCCTGCCTGCCGTGTGAATTTGAGGCAAACGCCAGGGCACTGTCGGCAATCGAGTATGTAATTCCGCCGTGTGCAATCCCGAAACCATTCAGCATGTCTTTGCTAATGGTCATTGACAAGGTGCAGCTTCCTTCGGAAATATCCTCAACAACAATGCCGAGCCATTGGCTGAAAGCATCATTGTCGAACATTTTATGGACTATTTCCTTTGGTGCCATTTAAAAGAACTTTTTGTTTTCTGTATTCATTTTACGCAACAGCGGACTGCAGCGGTATCGGTCTTCGTGATATTCGTTGTAAAGATTATCTAATGTTGAAACGCACCAGTTGATTCCCATTTCGTCTGCCCACGCCAGCAACCCTTTCGGGTAATTGACACCTTTGGTCATGGCATTGTCTATGTCTTTTGCGGAAGCGATATTCAGGAACAAGGCTTCGGCGGCATCATTGATCAGCATGGCTAAAACGCGTTCGAAAATTTGTTTTCCCAAAACGGCATTTTCGTTTGGCTTTGGCATTTCCTCGGCGTAATTGTAAAATCCACGTCCGGTTTTCCTTCCTAAGAATCCTGCTTCCATTAAACGTTTCTGCGTGAATGACGGCTTGTATCTCGGGTCGAAATAAAATGCGGTGAAAACGGTTTCAGTTACTACATAGTTTACGTCGTGCCCAATGAAATCCATCAATTCAAAAGGACCCATACGGAAATTTCCGAATGTCTTCATGGCCCAGTCGATTGTGGCGAAATCTGCTTTGCCTTCTTCATAAATACGCAATGCTTCGCCATAAAACGGACGTGCGACACGGTTTACAATAAATCCGGGCGTGTCTTTGGCCACCGCGACAACTTTCTTCCAACTGGAAATAATTTCAATTGTTTTATCTAAAACTGTTGTGTTTGTTTGCACTGCCGGAATCACTTCAACCAACTGCATTAACGGCGCAGGATTGAAAAAATGGATGCCGATGACACGGTCTGATTTCTTACATGAAGCGGCAATCGATGCGATGGATAATGAAGAAGTATTGGACGCTAAAATGGTGTTTTCAGAAACGACGCTTTCGAGTTCACTGAATAATTTACGCTTGATGTCAAGGTTTTCGATGATGGCTTCTATGACCAGGTCGGAGTCAGCTAAATCCTCGATGGAATTCGCATAAGCGATGTTTCCGTGAATCCTGGCTTTTTCTTCGGCGTTGATTTTGCCTTTTTCCAAAAGCGTCGCCATGGTTTTCTCCAATGCGGATTTGCTTTTGGCGATGGCTTCTAGATTGGTATCATAAATCTTCACCGCACAACCGGCTGTAGCCGCGACTTGTGCGATGCCGCTTCCCATTGTTCCGGAACCTATGACTGATACTTTCATTTTTAGATTTTAGGATTTTAGGATTTTAAGACTTAAGACTTCATTGTCTTAAAATCTTACAATCTTATAATCTGTTTTTATTTCCCTTTAAATACTGGTTGTCTTTTTTCTACAAATGCGGTGACGCCTTCATTATAATCATACGATTTCGCCGATTGAATCTGCAATTCGGATTCGAGGGCGAGTTGTTGCTGCAGGTTATTTGTCATGGATTCGTTCAGCAATCGCTTTGTCAGGCCCAATGCTTTTGTAGGCATGTTTGCCAATGTCACTGCGAGTTTCGAAACTTCTTCTTCGAATGATTCCAATGGAAATGTTTTATAAATCATGCCCATTTGCAACGCTTCCGCAGAAGTTACCTTGTCACCCAACATCATGAGTGCCATGGCTTTCTGGAAACCGACCAATCTTGGCAGGAAGAAAGTTCCCGCGCTGTCCGGCACCAATCCTATTTTGCTGAACGCCTGGATGAATGCCGCATTTTCTGAAGCAACGACGATGTCACACGCCAAAGCGATATTGGCTCCGGCTCCGGCAGCCACGCCATTCACCGCTCCGACAACAGGCTTTTCAATGGTTCTTATTCTTTGTATGATCGGATTGTAATGTTCTTCAAGGATTTTGCGGAAACCCGGCATTAATTCCGGCGTGGTGACTTCTTTTAAGTCCTGTCCGGCGCAAAACGCTTTTCCCGACCCGGTGATTACAATCGCGCGGACGGTATCATCCGATTGGCATTCGTCGAGTGCAGCCTGCATCTCCAAAGCCATTTCGCGGTTGAAACTGTTGAATACTTCGGGGCGGTTTAGGGTTATAAAACCGATGTTGTTTTCTATTTTAAGTACAATTGAGCTCATATTTCTGTTCGCAATTCGTAATTTCTAATTCGTAATTCTATTTCAGGCATTTAAAATAATCAAACGGTTCCTGGCAGTCCTGACATTGGAAAAATGCCTTACATGCCGTGGAGCCGAACTGGCTGATCATTTTTGTATTGTGTGAGCCGCATTGCGGGCATTTCACTATTTTTTTATTCCCGAGTAAAGCGTCCAAATCAGCTTCAGGTTCCAATGGGGCAGCGATGCCGTATTTTTCCAATGCATCCCTGCCTTTGGGCGTAATCCAGTCGGTGGTCCATGCCGGGGACAATACGAGACTGACTTTGCTGTCGAAGCCTTTTTCTTTCAGTGCTTTTTTAATATCATCACCGATTACATCCATCGCGGGACAGCCACTGTAGGTTGGTGTGATTTTTATTTCAGCTACACCATCCTTCATTGCTGCTGAGCGCACTACACCCATTTCCATAATCGACAGTACAGGAATCTCGGGATCGGAAACCGATTCGAGGATTTGGGCGAGTTTGGGGTCGATATGTGGTTGTGTGTCTGTCATTTCATTCTAGTTCGGAACCCTAGCCCCGATTGCAGCAGAAATCCTTTTTACAATGTAGCCTGCGGAATTGTAAAAAGATTGCAGCGGAAAGCGGGAAACAGCTCCTCAAAAAACTACCAGTTCATATCCGGATAGGTGCGTTGCATGTACTGCAAATCGGCCAGCAGGTAACCCATATGTTCGCTGTGGATCCCGTGCTTGCCGCCTTTCTGGAAATATTTCATATCCGGAACCTGCAATGTCGCTTCTTCCAGGATTTGTGTGATTTTAGAAAAGAACGCGGCTTTTAATGTTGTTACATCTACCCCTATACCTTCAGAAACCATGGATTTGTCGGCATCGGTCTGGTGGAACAATTCGTCAGTGAATGTCCATAAATCGTTGATTGCCGTTTGCATCCTTTGATGACTTTCTTCGGTACCGTCGCCAAGCCTTTTCACCCAATCCGATGAAAAACGGTGGTGGTAACTGACTTCCTTAATGCTTTTTTTGGCAATGGCAGCAAGCGTTTCGTCTTTGCTGTGCTGCAATTCCTGCAAAAGCAACAGGTGGAAGGCATCGTATAAGAACTGCCTGCCGATTGAATAGGCAAAATCGGTATTGGGTTGTTCTACCAGTAATACGCTCTTGTATTCCCTTTCGTTACGCAGGAATGCGATGGTATCTTCTGTCGCATCGCCACCTGAAAGCTGTGCAGCGTATTGATAATAACTGCGTGTCTGACCGAGCAGATCGAGTGCGATATTGGTCATGGCAATGTCGACTTCGAGGTTTGGGCCGTGACCGCATAGCTCTCCGAGGCGCTGGCCGAGGATGAGTGCATTGTCTGCGATACCGTAGATGTATTGGACTAGATTCATTTTATTTGGTTCAGGGTTCAGGGTTCAGGGTTCAGGGTTTGACTTGCACCCTATACCCTGAACCTTGTACCTATTTTACATATGCTTTAATTCCTCCGGCAATTCGTAAAATGTCGGATGGCGGTATGCTTTGTCTTTTGCCGGCTCGAAAAATTCTCCGTTGTTTTCCGGGTTCGAAGCCGTGATTTCGCTTGATGGGACTACCCAGATGCTGACGCCTTCCATTCTGCGGGTATACACATCGCGGGCATTTTCCAAAGCCATTGTTGCATCGCTCGCGTGGAGGCTTCCGCAGTGGCGGTGTTCGAGTCCGTTTTTAGAGCGGACAAATACTTCGTAAAGTGGCCAGTTCTTCATAATCAATAGTTTACAGTCGCAGTCGCAGTCGTAGTTCTGAAAACTGCGACTGCGACTGCCAACTCATTTATGCTGTTTCTAATTGCTCTTGTTTCTCCGCATACGCCATTGCGGCATCGCGTACCCATTCGCCTTTGCTCCAGGCATTGCGGCGGGCATCCATACGGACTTTATTGCATGGGCCGTGGCCTTTTACGACCTGCCAGAATTCGTCCCAATCCATTTCGCCGAAATCGTAGCGTTTGGTTTCTTCGTTCCATCTTAAATCCGGGTCCGGAATCGTCAATCCGATAAGGTCGGCTTGCGGAACAGTTTGGTCTACAAACTGCTGGCGTAATTCGTCATTTGTTTTGCGTTTCAGTTTCCATTTCATGGATTGTTCGGTGTGCACAGATTCTGCATCAGTTGGCCCAAGCATCATCAGCGATGGCCACCACCAGCGATTTAATGCATCCTGTGCCATAGCTTTTTGTTCGGGTGTACCATTGGCTAACGTCATCATGATTTCGAAGCCTTGTCTTTGGTGGAAACTTTCTTCCTTGCAGACACGAACCATAGCACGGGCATAAGGACCGTACGATGTTGCCGTAAGCGGTACCTGGTTGATAATTGCCGCACCGTCAACGAGCCAGCCGATGGCACCCATATCAGCCCAGGTTACGGTTGGGTAATTGAAGATAGACGAATATTTAGCTTCGCCGGAATGCAGTTGGTCGTATAATTGTTCACGGGAAATCCCTAAGGTTTCGCAGGCACTGTATAAATATAAACCGTGTCCGGCCTCGTCCTGGACTTTTGCCAGCAAGGCTACTTTTCTTCTCAATGAAGGCGCGCGTGTGATCCAATTGCCTTCAGGGAGCATGCCGACGATTTCGGAATGGGCGTGTTGGGAAATCTGGCGGATGTGCGTCTTGCGGTATTTCTCCGGCATCCAGTCTTTCGGCTCAATCTTTTGGTCATTTGCGATTTTTCTTTCGAATTCCGCTTCGAGTTCCAGTTCTGACATAACTTTAAGGTTTAGTTATTTATTTTTTCTAAGCGCCGAAATCAACCACAACTTTCTCTGAAGTCGGTACGGCCTGGCAGCTTAATATATAATTTTTCGCCACCTCGTTTTCGTCGAGGGCATAATTGATTTTCATTTCTACGGTTCCTTCGACGACTTTGCAACGGCAGGTACTGCATACGCCACCTTTACAGGCAAATGGCAGATCGGCACCGGCCGCAAGTGCGCCATCGAGGATGTTATCATAGTCGTCCTCCATGATGAAGTGGAATTCCTTTCCGCCATCGATGATGGTGACATCGGTACCTTCTACTTTCTTTTCCAATATCCTGCTTACACGGGCTTTATCTTCTTCAGAGGTTCCGGTATTGAAGAGTTCGAAGTGGATTTTCTCTTTTGATAAACCTGCCGCCGTCAGTTCGTCACGGATCAGGAAAATCATCTGTTCCGGGCCACAGATGAAACATTCGTCTGTTGTACCTATATCGATAAGGCCTTTAATGATGGTTTCCATTTTCTCTTTGGTGAACCGGCCATTGAACAATTCAATGCTACGGAGTTCTTTTGTAAGGAAATGGAATATTTCGAGACGTCCGAAATAACGGTTTTTCAGCTGCTCGATTTCTTCCTTAAAGATAATTGATTTTACGCTGCGGTTCAGGTAAAACAGCCTGAAAGTACAATTTGGTTCTAAAGCCAGATGTGTTTTCATAATGGAAAGAATCGGGGTGATACCGCTTCCGGCAGCAAAAACGATGTAATTCTTTGCTTTTTCAGGCTCAATCGGTGTATTAAAGACACCGTTTGGCGGCATAATTTCGAGTGTATCGCCTTTTTTCAGTGTTTCATTCACAAACGAAGAAAACAGTCCCCCATTAATCTTTTTGACGGCAACTTTCCATTGGTCTTCGACAGGGCTGGAACATAAAGAATAGGAACGGCGGACTTCCTGCCCGTCGACATGGGCTTTCAATGTGAGGTGCTGCCCATGAGAATATTTAAAGTCGGATTTCAATGCTTCCGGAATTTCAAAGGAAATGACGGAACAATCCTTCGTTTCCTTATAAACATCCTGCACTTTTATATTGTGGAACTTTGCCATATGGATAATACAACGTTTGATTTTAACTAACACTTGTTAGTTTACTATGCAAATTTAGTAATAATTTCTTAATGTGAAAGTTAAATTATACCATGCAGCAGAATTTCCTTTAGATTCTTTTCCAGGATGTTAGCTGAGAAATCCTTCTTTTTCCCATACCAAAGATACAGCGTCCGGATGGTGGAAAGTATCGTGAAAATCATCACTTCAGCATTGTGGTTCCTGATTTCGCCATGGGCAATGCCTTTTTTGATAATGCTACGGAAAATGTCTTCGTATTCTTCGCGCATGTGCAGGAAATACTGCAATTGCGTATCCGGCAAATGCATCCAGTCGTTGTTCAGTGACGCCAAAGCTTCCGGATTCCGTACTGTAATATCGATGTGGAGCTGGATGACCTTTTCGATCTTGCTGACCGCAGATTCGTCCGACGCTTCTATCATACGGATGGTGTGCGTGTATTCCTCGGCAATTTCAATAATGATGAGCTCGAGGATTTCCTGCTTGGATTTGATGTGGTTGTAAAGGCTAGCCGCTTTAATATCCAAAGCCTGGGCGATGTCGCGCATGGTCACGGCACTGTAGCCTTTCTCTTTGAAAAGTGAGGCTGAAATGTTGATGATTTCGGATTTGCGGTCGGTGGGTTTCATGGTTGGTAAATGTAATTGAATTTGTCGAAAGTCAAAAGTCGGAGTTGACGCTTGATATATACGAGGGACCGCGCGAGGGATTCCTACGGCAGTTGCTCCGCTCATGTGAAGCGGAAAGCCCGCAGCGCAGCGGGGACTAAAGCCGAAAGCCCGGCCCGTAGGGCGCGCCATAATTAGTATTCAGTGGGCAGTAGCAGTTGGCAGTAGTACCCATATAAAAAAAAGAAAACCACCCGAAGGTGGCTTTCCAAACAAAACAGGGAACAAGATGTTACCTCTTTATAATCTTGATGGTTTTGAAAAGGTTGTCTGCGGAAACCTTTACAAGATATGTCCCTGCGGCGAGGTGTGACATATCGAGCCTGGTTTCAGCGGTACCGATTTTCTTATCCAGTACGATTTGCCCGATCATGTTTATGATCTGGACATTCGCGATATTTTGTGAATAAGAAACGTTCAGGAAGTCGGTCACCGGGTTCGGATACACATTCAATACATCCGATTGCAGGTTGTCGACATTTAAACAAGCCCCGGTAGTTACCGTAACGGCCAATCTCACATCGCTGTCGCAGCTGCCATCGTTTTGGGAAGCATAATATGTTGCTCCATTTACGAGTGGTGCGCCATCGGCGATAAGATTTCCGTTTGAGGGCGCGTCATACCAGCTGATGTCGTTACCGCTTACGAGCAATTGCCCGACGGTTTCGCCATTACAGAAGGTTTGGTTTGCGTTTCCTGTTGGTGTTGCCACAATATTAACTGTAGCGGTGACCGCAGTACGGGTTGACACACAGGTTCCGTTTACCGCCTCAGCGTAAAAAGTGGTCGTGCCGCTTAGCGCATTGGTTTGGTATAAACTTCCGGTCGACAATAAGGTACCTCCTGTGGGTTGGTCATACCAGTTGACAGTGCCTGCACTCGAAATGGCTTCAAGCATCACATCTCCGCTGCCGCAACGTGAGGCGGGAACAGTGGAAATGATTTCAGGATTGCTTATTGTTGCTATTACTGCAGTTCTGGGAGAATTACATCCTATCGCCCTGGCCTCAACATAATAAGTTGTAGTTACGGCAATTACCGGTGTGGCAAAAGTGGTTCCTGTGCCCAATAGTGAACCGCCAGTTGGCGCAGCATACCATCTCAGGTTGCCTGCACTTGCCGTTGCGCTTAATGTTACTGAACCAGCATCACAACGTTCTCCCGGCGTAACTGAAGTTACTGTTGGCGTTACGTTTACAGAAGCCAGGACTGCAGTACGTACAGAAGTACAATTTCCATTAGTTACTTCAACATAATAAGTCGTTGAAGTATTCATTGAAGGTGTTGCAAAACTGTTTCCTGTGCCAATGGCAGTGCCTCCCGAAGGTGCAGCATACCAATTCAGTGTACCAGAATCGGCAGTCGCCTGAAGGGTTACGCTGCCGGAATCACAACGTGAAGCCGGAGTGGTCGACGTGATTTGCGGTAGGGCATCAACAGTAGCCAATACGGCAATCCTTGCAGAAATACACGTTCCGTTTACTGCTTCAACATAATAAGTTGCTGTTGCTGAAAGGACAGGCGTATTGAATGACGTTCCGGTTCCCAATACGGTGCCGCCATTCTGGACGCTGTACCAGTTCAAAGTTCCTGAACTTGCAGTAGCCCCAAGACTAACGATACCGTTTCCGCATCGCTGACCAGGAACGGTTGCTGTTACTATTGGTGCAGCTGTTATGGTTGCCGTAACGGCCAGCCTTTCAAAACTGTCGCAATTGCCGTCGTGCTGTGAAGCATAATACACTGTCCCGTCAACGAGCGGTGTGCTGTTGGAAAGCAGTATGCCGCCGGTTGGTGCGTTATACCATGTTATATTTGTACCATTAGCCACCAGCTGGCCGATCGTAGCTCCGGAGCAGAAAGACTGGCTCGCGCTTCCTGTTGGGCCTTCCAGAAGATAAACATCCGCTTCAACTGCCACTCTCGAAGAAGTACAGCCGCCATTGACTGCTTCTACATAATAGAAAGTTGTTTCACTGATCGATGGTGTCGTGAATTCAGGTCCTGTGCCAAGCAATACGCCACCTGTTTGGGCGCTGTACCAGTTCAGGGTACCAATATTGCTTTCAGCTTCGATTACCACTTCACCCACGCTGCAACGCCCGGCAGAAGTCGTGCCTACAACTACAGGCATGGTATTTAAAGTAGCCATAATGCTCACCCTTGGTGAAATACAACTTCCATTAACCGCTTCAACATAGTACGTTGTTGTGGCAGAAAGGAAAGGCGTATTGAACGACGTTCCGGTTCCTAATATGGTACCGCCCGTCGGTACGTTATACCATCTGAGTGTTCCCGCACTGGCAGTTGCACTGAGGTTTACAATACCATTCCCGCATCGTTCTCCCGGAACGGTGGCTGTTACCGATGGCGTGGTGTTTACCGATGCAATAACCGCAATACGCGCAGACACACAACTTCCGTTTGCTGTTTCCACATAATAAGTTGTGGTTGTACCTATAGAAGGAGTGATGAAAGTGCTTCCGCTTCCAATAGCGATTCCACCATTCGCTACATCAAACCAGCTGATAATTCCCGCGCTGGCTGTCGCTGTTAAAGTGACCGTACCGGCATCACATCTGCCGGAAGGCGTAGTATTTGTAATAACAGGAGTAGCACTTGCTGTTGCCAAAACTATTGTCCTTGCAGAGGTGCAGGTTCCATTTGTAGCTTCAACATAGAAGTTGGTATTGCTGCTGATCGCAGGTGTTATGAAAGATGTTCCTGTACCCAATACAGTGCCGCCATTCGGGACGCTGTACCAGTTCAAAGTTCCTGAACTTGCAGTAGCACCAAGCGTTACGCTTCCTGAATCACAACGGCCCGCCGGTGTAGTGGATGTAACTGTCGGTACCGGATTGATGGTTGCCAGCACGGCTACCCTTGCAGAAGTACAGCTTCCATTCACAGCTTCAGCATAGAAATTCGTATCGGCACTGATCGCAGGTGTTACAAAAGAAGTTCCCGTTCCTAACACACTTCCGCCTGTGGATACATTATACCAATTGATGGTTCCTGCTGTAGCAGCGGCACCTATTGTCACACTTCCTGAGCCACAACGGTTGCCCGGCGTAGCTGCACTGATTACAGGTGTAGCATTTACAGTGGCCGTAACAGCAGTTCTTGGCGATGTACAGTTTCCGCTCACGGCTTCAACATAATAAGTAGTCGTAGCGCTGACGGACGGCGTAACAAAATTATTGCCTGAACCCAATACACTGCCGCCGGTCGGCACATCATACCAATTCAGTGTACCGGCGCTTGCCGATGCACTCAATGTTAGCGTACCGGTATCACAACGCGACGCAGGCGTAGTGGTGGTGATCGTTGGCATTGTGCTTACGGTGGCCGTTACGGCAGTTCGTGCAGAAGAACAACTTCCGTTTACAGCTTCAACATAATAAGTAGTTGTTACGGCGATGTTCGGAGTTGCGAATGCTGTTCCGGAACCTAATATAGTTCCGCCGACAGCTATTCCGTACCAGTTCAGTGTACCGGCACTTGCGGTAGCACCGAGCGTTACGCTCCCAGTCCCACACCGGCCTGCTGGTATAGTTGCTGTCACCGTTGGTGTAGCCGTAACCGAAGCGATTACAGGGACACGCGTGGAGATACAGCTTCCATTGGCAGTTTCAACGTAGTATGTTTTTGTAGCGCTGATCGACGGCGTGATAAAGTTGGTTCCGTTGCCGATGGCAGTTCCACCATTAGCCACATCAAACCAGCTGATCGTTCCCGCACTGGCAGTGGCGCTCAGGGTTACCGTACCTGCATCACATCTGCCGGAAGGCGTAGTGCTTGTAATGGCAGGAGAAGGACTTGCAGTTGCTAAAACGACAGTCCTTG
This genomic stretch from Flavobacterium pallidum harbors:
- a CDS encoding PaaI family thioesterase — its product is MAPKEIVHKMFDNDAFSQWLGIVVEDISEGSCTLSMTISKDMLNGFGIAHGGITYSIADSALAFASNSHGRQALSIDTSINHIESLKEGDTILAVAKENALKNKFGFYTVEIKKGETVVALFKGTVFRSDKEWS
- a CDS encoding 3-hydroxyacyl-CoA dehydrogenase NAD-binding domain-containing protein; the protein is MKVSVIGSGTMGSGIAQVAATAGCAVKIYDTNLEAIAKSKSALEKTMATLLEKGKINAEEKARIHGNIAYANSIEDLADSDLVIEAIIENLDIKRKLFSELESVVSENTILASNTSSLSIASIAASCKKSDRVIGIHFFNPAPLMQLVEVIPAVQTNTTVLDKTIEIISSWKKVVAVAKDTPGFIVNRVARPFYGEALRIYEEGKADFATIDWAMKTFGNFRMGPFELMDFIGHDVNYVVTETVFTAFYFDPRYKPSFTQKRLMEAGFLGRKTGRGFYNYAEEMPKPNENAVLGKQIFERVLAMLINDAAEALFLNIASAKDIDNAMTKGVNYPKGLLAWADEMGINWCVSTLDNLYNEYHEDRYRCSPLLRKMNTENKKFF
- a CDS encoding enoyl-CoA hydratase-related protein codes for the protein MSSIVLKIENNIGFITLNRPEVFNSFNREMALEMQAALDECQSDDTVRAIVITGSGKAFCAGQDLKEVTTPELMPGFRKILEEHYNPIIQRIRTIEKPVVGAVNGVAAGAGANIALACDIVVASENAAFIQAFSKIGLVPDSAGTFFLPRLVGFQKAMALMMLGDKVTSAEALQMGMIYKTFPLESFEEEVSKLAVTLANMPTKALGLTKRLLNESMTNNLQQQLALESELQIQSAKSYDYNEGVTAFVEKRQPVFKGK
- the paaD gene encoding 1,2-phenylacetyl-CoA epoxidase subunit PaaD, with the translated sequence MTDTQPHIDPKLAQILESVSDPEIPVLSIMEMGVVRSAAMKDGVAEIKITPTYSGCPAMDVIGDDIKKALKEKGFDSKVSLVLSPAWTTDWITPKGRDALEKYGIAAPLEPEADLDALLGNKKIVKCPQCGSHNTKMISQFGSTACKAFFQCQDCQEPFDYFKCLK
- the paaC gene encoding 1,2-phenylacetyl-CoA epoxidase subunit PaaC; this translates as MNPEPNKMNLVQYIYGIADNALILGQRLGELCGHGPNLEVDIAMTNIALDLLGQTRSYYQYAAQLSGGDATEDTIAFLRNEREYKSVLLVEQPNTDFAYSIGRQFLYDAFHLLLLQELQHSKDETLAAIAKKSIKEVSYHHRFSSDWVKRLGDGTEESHQRMQTAINDLWTFTDELFHQTDADKSMVSEGIGVDVTTLKAAFFSKITQILEEATLQVPDMKYFQKGGKHGIHSEHMGYLLADLQYMQRTYPDMNW
- the paaB gene encoding 1,2-phenylacetyl-CoA epoxidase subunit PaaB; the protein is MMKNWPLYEVFVRSKNGLEHRHCGSLHASDATMALENARDVYTRRMEGVSIWVVPSSEITASNPENNGEFFEPAKDKAYRHPTFYELPEELKHM
- the paaA gene encoding 1,2-phenylacetyl-CoA epoxidase subunit PaaA, which gives rise to MSELELEAEFERKIANDQKIEPKDWMPEKYRKTHIRQISQHAHSEIVGMLPEGNWITRAPSLRRKVALLAKVQDEAGHGLYLYSACETLGISREQLYDQLHSGEAKYSSIFNYPTVTWADMGAIGWLVDGAAIINQVPLTATSYGPYARAMVRVCKEESFHQRQGFEIMMTLANGTPEQKAMAQDALNRWWWPSLMMLGPTDAESVHTEQSMKWKLKRKTNDELRQQFVDQTVPQADLIGLTIPDPDLRWNEETKRYDFGEMDWDEFWQVVKGHGPCNKVRMDARRNAWSKGEWVRDAAMAYAEKQEQLETA
- the paaE gene encoding 1,2-phenylacetyl-CoA epoxidase subunit PaaE, with amino-acid sequence MAKFHNIKVQDVYKETKDCSVISFEIPEALKSDFKYSHGQHLTLKAHVDGQEVRRSYSLCSSPVEDQWKVAVKKINGGLFSSFVNETLKKGDTLEIMPPNGVFNTPIEPEKAKNYIVFAAGSGITPILSIMKTHLALEPNCTFRLFYLNRSVKSIIFKEEIEQLKNRYFGRLEIFHFLTKELRSIELFNGRFTKEKMETIIKGLIDIGTTDECFICGPEQMIFLIRDELTAAGLSKEKIHFELFNTGTSEEDKARVSRILEKKVEGTDVTIIDGGKEFHFIMEDDYDNILDGALAAGADLPFACKGGVCSTCRCKVVEGTVEMKINYALDENEVAKNYILSCQAVPTSEKVVVDFGA
- a CDS encoding TetR/AcrR family transcriptional regulator, translated to MKPTDRKSEIINISASLFKEKGYSAVTMRDIAQALDIKAASLYNHIKSKQEILELIIIEIAEEYTHTIRMIEASDESAVSKIEKVIQLHIDITVRNPEALASLNNDWMHLPDTQLQYFLHMREEYEDIFRSIIKKGIAHGEIRNHNAEVMIFTILSTIRTLYLWYGKKKDFSANILEKNLKEILLHGII
- a CDS encoding Ig-like domain-containing protein, which codes for MMKTINHYIIVFVALILSAASSYSQYHGGDAAGASTDRFGITSCPVPPHFYAYFGSTDDNVTVDILMNTSCSAPPPSFFAYMGGDNDSAGVEELSATACGTPPSFFAYMGGEQDSAHVDDLLAVSCGTPNQFYAYFGGADDGFALDVIGSCPVTPPVADFTASATATCVGGSINFTDTSTNIPFVWSWTFAGGTPATSTVQNPSVTYNAPGTYAVSLTATNYNGSNTKTIAGYITVTAIPAVASVTPGSRCDAGVVNLQATASAGVLRWYNVANGGSILGTGTFFPTGIINTTTTFYVEAASGSCVSARTAVVATVNTTPTVTATTPGSRCGTGSVTLGATASAGTLSWFDVANGGVALGTGTSFATPSISSDTTYYVQAANGSCISARTAVLANINSVPSVTSTTPGSRCDSGSVMLVATASAGTLNWYSVPNGGTVLGTGTSFVTPSISSNTNFYVEATNGTCTSARTVVLATASPSPAITSTTPSGRCDAGTVTLSATASAGTISWFDVANGGTAIGNGTNFITPSISATKTYYVETANGSCISTRVPVIASVTATPTVTATIPAGRCGTGSVTLGATASAGTLNWYGIAVGGTILGSGTAFATPNIAVTTTYYVEAVNGSCSSARTAVTATVSTMPTITTTTPASRCDTGTLTLSASASAGTLNWYDVPTGGSVLGSGNNFVTPSVSATTTYYVEAVSGNCTSPRTAVTATVNATPVISAATPGNRCGSGSVTIGAAATAGTINWYNVSTGGSVLGTGTSFVTPAISADTNFYAEAVNGSCTSARVAVLATINPVPTVTSTTPAGRCDSGSVTLGATASSGTLNWYSVPNGGTVLGTGTSFITPAISSNTNFYVEATNGTCTSARTIVLATASATPVITNTTPSGRCDAGTVTLTATASAGIISWFDVANGGIAIGSGSTFITPSIGTTTTYYVETANGSCVSARIAVIASVNTTPSVTATVPGERCGNGIVNLSATASAGTLRWYNVPTGGTILGTGTSFNTPFLSATTTYYVEAVNGSCISPRVSIMATLNTMPVVVGTTSAGRCSVGEVVIEAESNIGTLNWYSAQTGGVLLGTGPEFTTPSISETTFYYVEAVNGGCTSSRVAVEADVYLLEGPTGSASQSFCSGATIGQLVANGTNITWYNAPTGGILLSNSTPLVDGTVYYASQHDGNCDSFERLAVTATITAAPIVTATVPGQRCGNGIVSLGATASSGTLNWYSVQNGGTVLGTGTSFNTPVLSATATYYVEAVNGTCISARIAVLATVDALPQITSTTPASRCDSGSVTLQATADSGTLNWYAAPSGGTAIGTGNSFATPSMNTSTTYYVEVTNGNCTSVRTAVLASVNVTPTVTSVTPGERCDAGSVTLSATASAGNLRWYAAPTGGSLLGTGTTFATPVIAVTTTYYVEARAIGCNSPRTAVIATISNPEIISTVPASRCGSGDVMLEAISSAGTVNWYDQPTGGTLLSTGSLYQTNALSGTTTFYAEAVNGTCVSTRTAVTATVNIVATPTGNANQTFCNGETVGQLLVSGNDISWYDAPSNGNLIADGAPLVNGATYYASQNDGSCDSDVRLAVTVTTGACLNVDNLQSDVLNVYPNPVTDFLNVSYSQNIANVQIINMIGQIVLDKKIGTAETRLDMSHLAAGTYLVKVSADNLFKTIKIIKR